From Anopheles coluzzii chromosome 3, AcolN3, whole genome shotgun sequence, the proteins below share one genomic window:
- the LOC120959137 gene encoding uncharacterized protein LOC120959137, translating to MKTDNKSHSHRPKGGGQRNRGNAGQGKRKDKFFLDVPKSENKPYQQQRNQKDGSGGGGGNGRPFGKRGPGVQKTVASKPKQQGHRQGGDGKKPSYNKNNPNSKHNKYSKPPGGRPPGNKGKPDGRKGGGAAQSSSEPPHFEGKPEKVNYCLAPDRLEAQARAIKQIERQEREAEFERKKQDRQLKHKKMTQKTRKGQPVMQGRLEMLFEKVKKVVGVQ from the coding sequence ATGAAGACGGACAATAAATCACACTCACACCGTCCGAAAGGTGGTGGCCAACGGAACCGAGGTAATGCCGGCCAAGGCAAACGGAAGGACAAATTCTTCCTCGATGTTCCAAAGTCGGAAAACAAACCGTACCAACAGCAGCGGAACCAAAAggatggtagtggtggtggcggtggcaatGGACGACCATTTGGAAAGCGTGGTCCGGGCGTGCAGAAAACGGTAGCGTCCAAGCCCAAGCAGCAGGGACACCGGCAAGGAGGCGACGGTAAAAAGCCATcgtacaacaaaaacaaccccaacagcaaacacaacaagTACAGCAAACCACCGGGAGGCCGACCACCGGGCAACAAAGGCAAACCGGACGGAAGGAAAGGTGGTGGTGCAGCGCAATCATCCAGCGAACCGCCGCACTTTGAAGGCAAACCGGAGAAGGTGAACTACTGTCTGGCGCCGGACCGGCTGGAGGCACAGGCGCGGGCAATTAAGCAGATCGAGCGGCAGGAGCGGGAGGCGGAGTTCGAGCGGAAGAAGCAGGACCGGCAACTGAAGCACAAAAAGATGACGCAGAAGACGCGCAAGGGCCAGCCGGTGATGCAGGGCCGGCTGGAGATGCTGTTCGAGAAGGTGAAGAAGGTGGTCGGTGTGCAGTAG